TTAATGTTTTCAAAGCCAACTTAGGAAGATCAGAAAGAGTTCATTGATGCAGATTATACATTTCAGGACTCATATTAGATGGAGAAAGAAAATCTATCGAACCCATGGACTTCCTGGAGGAAATGAACAAGCCATTCAACAATTTGTCAATCAAAGTCCTTAGGACATGCAGCGATGCAACAACAACTGGCACAGCATATGGCTCAAGGAATGGGGGTTAAAAAAGGAGTATTGGTCCTAGACGACACTCCTTTACCCAAAAAGGGAAAGTTCTCGGTAGGGGTAGCCAGGCAGTATTGTGGAGCTTTAGGAAAATTGCCAATTGTCAATCAATCGTCGCATGACATTATTGTGAAAAAGGCAAAGAGCATTTTCCTATCCTAGGTGAATTATTCCTTCAAGTAGCCGATAGAAACTTTAAGCCCCTTTCTGCCAAGAAATGGTTAAAAAAATTGATCCTGCAAGGAGGTAAGTGGCAAAAGGTAAAACTTACCCTTCAATCGAAGAAATATAGTGAAGTAATGGCTATACGTGTTAAAGAAACAATCACCAAGGCATCTTATAGACCAGGGGTTGAAAGATGGTTAATCATGGAAAAATTAGGAAACGATCAATATAAATACTATGTTTCCAATGCCTCAAAAGATACTTCCCGCTCATGTATGGTAGAATGGATTCATGAAAGATGGAAAATCGAGCAAGGTTATCAGCAGATGAAAGAGGAGTTAGGATTAGATCACTTTGAGGAACGGTCATGGCTAGGGCTCCATCATCATCTGAGGTTATGTTTTATGGCTTATAGCTTCTTAACCTTACTGAAATACCAAGCAAAAGATAAAAAAAAATCTCAATAACTCTGCCTCAAATAAGAAGATTAATTAACAGCTTATTTTGCATTACCATTTGCCCTTTTTGCCAAGCTATTCATGACTCATCTAAAAGGTTATTTTTTGATACCTCTTAAACCTAACGAAGTAGTATTAGTTCGACCTGATTTACCCTAAAAAATTTCATCATTGCATCAGTTTTAGAAAAGAAAAATGTAAATTTCCTTTTAAGGGTAAGCTAAAAAAGTAGAAATCCAAGAATTCTTGTTAGTGAGAATGAAAATTGGCTAAAATTTAAGAGCTTTAGCGTAGGAGGTAGCCTTCAAAATAGATTTTTAAAGCAACTTAAAG
This DNA window, taken from Neochlamydia sp. AcF84, encodes the following:
- a CDS encoding transposase; translated protein: MILQGGKWQKVKLTLQSKKYSEVMAIRVKETITKASYRPGVERWLIMEKLGNDQYKYYVSNASKDTSRSCMVEWIHERWKIEQGYQQMKEELGLDHFEERSWLGLHHHLRLCFMAYSFLTLLKYQAKDKKKSQ